One segment of Anastrepha obliqua isolate idAnaObli1 chromosome 3, idAnaObli1_1.0, whole genome shotgun sequence DNA contains the following:
- the LOC129240846 gene encoding nuclear distribution protein nudE homolog isoform X2 translates to MESPPMFNSVEDECRYWKERAKLYHKEWTDVKQEYDEYVEQSRQMEAEMDATLDQKQGIIKDLRSTLSSLEKENESLKLKLQSHGIELANTERQLENLKNERDTLKVYLRQLEQKNDDLERAHRILNESIADFERMLDKAYEKNALLEMEMDEKEMLQEKLQRLMDETRDLKQELNVKTRNPLNGSVSNLSESTTLSTVVPIGAVKDSDTTHDTISPNNTSLNKTSLSNTSLTNNLNNSTTVIPNYGEHHSLKNSTNLLNGNAMTPGSRTTALNIVADMLRKLNLDKALLCPQCERFRCICDRSIASANSTSSCASTPVAGSVGRLRRSFTSTFGSTNSVDTNAAVTSSSTSTNTSYAEYDADVSEVSLRRIASRSNSSLNFGSNIFKRFAERMSGGSGNFPNSTKTPLPATNSNISKANELQ, encoded by the exons ATGGAGTCTCCCCCAATGTTCAACAGTGTTGAGGATGAATGTCGGTATTGGAAAGAACGCGCAAAACTTTATCACAAAGA atggACAGATGTGAAACAGGAATACGACGAATACGTGGAACAGTCACGACAGATGGAGGCGGAAATGGATGCTACACTTGATCAAAAACAGGGTATAATCAAAGATCTCAGATCGACACTTTCTTCACTTGAGAAGGAAAATGAATCCTTAAAG CTCAAATTACAGTCCCATGGCATTGAATTAGCCAATACAGAGAGacaattggaaaatttgaaaaatgaacgAGATACTCTGAAAGTGTACCTGCGACAGTTGGAACAAAAGAACGATGATCTCGAAAGGGCACATCGTATACTCAACGAAAGCATTGCAGACTTTGAAAGAATGTTGGATAAagcttatgaaaaaaatgcacttctTGAAATGGAGATGGATGAAAAGGAAATGCTGCAAGAGAAGCTACAAAGACTCATGGATGAAACAAGAG ACTTAAAACAAGAACTGAATGTAAAAACGCGTAACCCGTTAAATGGTTCAGTTAGTAACTTATCAGAATCGACAACACTGTCCACAGTTGTACCAATTGGCGCTGTAAAAGACAGTGACACTACACATGATACCATCAGCCCCAATAATACCAGTCTGAATAAGACTAgcctcagcaataccagccttacaaataatttaaataacagCACAACAGTTATACCCAATTATGGTGAACATCATTCTTTAAAAA ATTCAACTAATTTACTCAATGGCAACGCAATGACGCCCGGTTCTCGTACAACTGCTCTAAACATTGTTGCGGATATGCttcggaaattgaat ttggatAAGGCACTTTTATGCCCTCAATGTGAAAGGTTTCGTTGTATCTGTGATCGTTCCATTGCTTCTGCCAACTCTACAAGCAGCTGTGCTTCCACACCTGTGGCCGGTAGTGTAGGCCGCCTTAGACGGAGTTTTACGAGCACATTTGGCAGCACTAACTCCGTCGATACAAATGCTGCTGTGACCTCCTCTTCCACTTCCACCAACACTTCTTACGCCGAGTACGATGCAGACGTTTCTGAAGTTTCCTTGCGACGTATCGCAAGTCGTAGTAACTCGAGTCTAAATTTcggttcaaatatttttaagcgcTTTGCAGAGCGCATGAGTGGAGGAAGTGGAAATTTCCCAAATTCAACTAAAACGCCGTTACCTGCAACAAATTCAAACATTTCGAAAGCGAATGAACTACAATAA
- the LOC129240846 gene encoding nuclear distribution protein nudE homolog isoform X1, which produces MESPPMFNSVEDECRYWKERAKLYHKEWTDVKQEYDEYVEQSRQMEAEMDATLDQKQGIIKDLRSTLSSLEKENESLKLKLQSHGIELANTERQLENLKNERDTLKVYLRQLEQKNDDLERAHRILNESIADFERMLDKAYEKNALLEMEMDEKEMLQEKLQRLMDETRDLKQELNVKTRNPLNGSVSNLSESTTLSTVVPIGAVKDSDTTHDTISPNNTSLNKTSLSNTSLTNNLNNSTTVIPNYGEHHSLKKKPLSDSTNLLNGNAMTPGSRTTALNIVADMLRKLNLDKALLCPQCERFRCICDRSIASANSTSSCASTPVAGSVGRLRRSFTSTFGSTNSVDTNAAVTSSSTSTNTSYAEYDADVSEVSLRRIASRSNSSLNFGSNIFKRFAERMSGGSGNFPNSTKTPLPATNSNISKANELQ; this is translated from the exons ATGGAGTCTCCCCCAATGTTCAACAGTGTTGAGGATGAATGTCGGTATTGGAAAGAACGCGCAAAACTTTATCACAAAGA atggACAGATGTGAAACAGGAATACGACGAATACGTGGAACAGTCACGACAGATGGAGGCGGAAATGGATGCTACACTTGATCAAAAACAGGGTATAATCAAAGATCTCAGATCGACACTTTCTTCACTTGAGAAGGAAAATGAATCCTTAAAG CTCAAATTACAGTCCCATGGCATTGAATTAGCCAATACAGAGAGacaattggaaaatttgaaaaatgaacgAGATACTCTGAAAGTGTACCTGCGACAGTTGGAACAAAAGAACGATGATCTCGAAAGGGCACATCGTATACTCAACGAAAGCATTGCAGACTTTGAAAGAATGTTGGATAAagcttatgaaaaaaatgcacttctTGAAATGGAGATGGATGAAAAGGAAATGCTGCAAGAGAAGCTACAAAGACTCATGGATGAAACAAGAG ACTTAAAACAAGAACTGAATGTAAAAACGCGTAACCCGTTAAATGGTTCAGTTAGTAACTTATCAGAATCGACAACACTGTCCACAGTTGTACCAATTGGCGCTGTAAAAGACAGTGACACTACACATGATACCATCAGCCCCAATAATACCAGTCTGAATAAGACTAgcctcagcaataccagccttacaaataatttaaataacagCACAACAGTTATACCCAATTATGGTGAACATCATTCTTTAAAAA aaaaacccCTTTCAGATTCAACTAATTTACTCAATGGCAACGCAATGACGCCCGGTTCTCGTACAACTGCTCTAAACATTGTTGCGGATATGCttcggaaattgaat ttggatAAGGCACTTTTATGCCCTCAATGTGAAAGGTTTCGTTGTATCTGTGATCGTTCCATTGCTTCTGCCAACTCTACAAGCAGCTGTGCTTCCACACCTGTGGCCGGTAGTGTAGGCCGCCTTAGACGGAGTTTTACGAGCACATTTGGCAGCACTAACTCCGTCGATACAAATGCTGCTGTGACCTCCTCTTCCACTTCCACCAACACTTCTTACGCCGAGTACGATGCAGACGTTTCTGAAGTTTCCTTGCGACGTATCGCAAGTCGTAGTAACTCGAGTCTAAATTTcggttcaaatatttttaagcgcTTTGCAGAGCGCATGAGTGGAGGAAGTGGAAATTTCCCAAATTCAACTAAAACGCCGTTACCTGCAACAAATTCAAACATTTCGAAAGCGAATGAACTACAATAA